In Candidatus Defluviilinea proxima, a single genomic region encodes these proteins:
- a CDS encoding PQQ-like beta-propeller repeat protein: MKKFWVVGFIVVFLFAAMYFAVNNFLTPINLGAQPFPLTKKWAVSLNSGSIFDSIVELSKTGDGVLLAKTKEGIYALQENSGAVMWFFGLKNQLQPRPAIAFDGIIYTSDSKYLLAISQKDGKLIWEQAVGSANWIVDVSKDMVLVNEVANDIVSFDAKTGNLLWRKGVGRGFVAAYIDGDLIYIPDNGIEAVDAQTGSVVWGDGDDPIGDSAFLDGVIYYALGDSIIAFDARKRIELWSVFLSGFGFKRPLIHGDYVFAIDRDYLYAIRRSNGFLEYKIALDAPQSPSFLDDEVYVRGLFNRAIWVFDVNTKKQIGLLGTAMPVLLGVENQDMISGRDMLVFATGNRLFAYKK; encoded by the coding sequence ATGAAGAAGTTTTGGGTTGTTGGTTTTATTGTAGTTTTTCTGTTTGCTGCCATGTATTTTGCAGTCAATAATTTTTTAACCCCAATCAATTTGGGGGCACAACCATTTCCTTTGACAAAAAAATGGGCGGTTTCTTTAAATAGCGGATCAATATTCGACAGTATTGTTGAATTATCAAAAACTGGAGACGGAGTTTTACTTGCAAAAACAAAAGAAGGTATTTATGCTTTGCAGGAAAATTCTGGTGCAGTGATGTGGTTCTTTGGGCTAAAAAATCAACTCCAACCACGCCCAGCCATTGCATTTGATGGAATCATTTATACATCAGACAGCAAATATCTTTTAGCAATCTCTCAAAAAGATGGAAAACTAATTTGGGAGCAGGCAGTTGGTAGCGCCAATTGGATAGTTGATGTTTCAAAAGACATGGTGCTTGTCAATGAAGTTGCGAACGATATAGTTTCTTTTGATGCTAAGACAGGCAATTTGCTTTGGCGTAAAGGGGTTGGACGAGGCTTTGTTGCTGCATATATCGATGGTGATTTAATTTATATTCCAGACAACGGTATAGAAGCAGTCGACGCTCAAACAGGTTCAGTAGTTTGGGGTGATGGGGATGATCCAATCGGTGATTCTGCTTTCCTAGATGGGGTTATTTACTATGCACTGGGAGACAGCATTATAGCTTTCGATGCTAGAAAAAGAATTGAATTGTGGAGTGTGTTTTTATCAGGCTTTGGTTTCAAACGTCCATTAATTCACGGAGACTATGTATTTGCGATTGACAGGGATTATCTATATGCTATTCGTCGTTCCAATGGTTTTCTGGAGTACAAAATCGCATTAGATGCCCCACAAAGCCCAAGTTTTTTAGATGACGAAGTATATGTTAGAGGTCTATTTAATCGAGCTATTTGGGTTTTTGATGTAAATACTAAAAAACAAATAGGCTTGTTAGGTACTGCAATGCCAGTATTGCTAGGCGTTGAAAATCAAGACATGATATCTGGTAGAGATATGCTGGTATTTGCTACAGGCAATCGCCTGTTCGCTTACAAAAAATAA
- the purE gene encoding 5-(carboxyamino)imidazole ribonucleotide mutase: MNSLIAIIMGSKSDWETMEHATKVLDELKIPYEVKIVSAHRTPDLLFQFAESAHERGIEVIIAGAGGAAHLPGMTAAKTHLPVLGVPVQSKALNGMDSLLSIVQMPAGIPVGTLAIGRAGAVNAALLAASIVANKHPEHLDALLAYRAKQTQSVLDNPDPRADNG; encoded by the coding sequence ATGAATTCATTAATTGCCATCATCATGGGTTCCAAGTCTGATTGGGAGACGATGGAACATGCTACCAAGGTTCTCGATGAGTTGAAGATTCCATATGAAGTGAAAATCGTTTCGGCGCATCGCACGCCTGATCTGCTTTTTCAATTTGCAGAGTCGGCTCATGAGCGTGGCATTGAAGTCATCATTGCGGGAGCAGGCGGTGCGGCGCACTTGCCTGGCATGACTGCCGCCAAAACGCATCTGCCTGTGCTTGGTGTGCCTGTCCAATCGAAGGCGCTCAATGGCATGGATTCGCTGCTCTCCATCGTGCAGATGCCTGCGGGCATTCCTGTCGGCACGCTCGCCATCGGTCGTGCGGGAGCGGTCAATGCGGCGTTGCTAGCGGCGTCCATCGTTGCCAACAAACATCCCGAGCATCTCGATGCCTTGCTTGCCTATCGCGCCAAGCAGACTCAGTCCGTTTTGGATAACCCCGATCCGCGAGCAGATAACGGATGA
- a CDS encoding 5-(carboxyamino)imidazole ribonucleotide synthase: MIGILGAGQLGRMLALAGYPLGHRFRFLDPASDSPAGLLADHLALDYADTSAREQFANGLDVITYEFENVPVDAARHLEKFVPVYPPSIALEKAQDRFVEKSFFCELGIPTPKFTTDLSKTDAIGFPSVLKTRRMGYDGKGQSIVHSQAELAAEKAKDWILEEFVSFDRELSIIAVRNRSGETKFYPLIENHHRDGILRLSLVTGNVSVELQKQAEEYATKIMSALNYVGVLTIEFFEKDGHLLANEMAPRVHNSGHWTIEGAVTSQFENQVRAVTDAPLGSTNPLGVCAMVNLVGTLPDETSILKIEGAHLHLYDKAPRPKRKIGHITLVEKDLETLQEKLNEIRNVYDEF, from the coding sequence ATGATCGGTATTTTAGGAGCGGGACAACTGGGACGGATGCTGGCATTAGCTGGATATCCACTCGGACATCGCTTCCGCTTCTTAGACCCCGCTTCGGACTCACCTGCAGGTTTGCTCGCTGACCATTTGGCATTGGACTACGCTGATACATCTGCCCGCGAGCAATTCGCAAATGGACTCGATGTAATCACATACGAGTTCGAGAACGTCCCTGTGGATGCGGCGCGACATCTGGAGAAGTTCGTCCCTGTCTACCCGCCTTCAATTGCGTTGGAGAAAGCACAAGATCGATTTGTTGAGAAATCATTTTTCTGTGAATTAGGCATTCCAACTCCCAAGTTCACAACGGATTTATCAAAAACAGATGCTATTGGTTTTCCTTCTGTGTTGAAGACTCGCCGTATGGGATACGATGGCAAAGGTCAAAGCATTGTTCATTCTCAAGCAGAATTGGCTGCTGAAAAAGCAAAAGATTGGATTTTAGAAGAATTCGTTTCATTCGACCGTGAACTTTCCATCATTGCTGTGCGGAATAGATCTGGCGAGACGAAGTTCTATCCATTGATCGAGAATCATCATCGTGATGGGATCTTGCGGCTGTCTCTTGTGACTGGGAATGTCTCGGTAGAGTTACAGAAGCAAGCGGAAGAGTATGCAACAAAGATAATGTCTGCTTTGAATTATGTTGGTGTGTTGACAATTGAGTTCTTTGAGAAGGACGGTCACTTGCTGGCAAATGAAATGGCGCCACGCGTTCACAACAGCGGGCATTGGACGATCGAAGGGGCGGTGACGTCTCAGTTTGAGAATCAGGTTCGGGCGGTGACTGATGCGCCGCTTGGGAGCACGAATCCGCTTGGGGTGTGTGCCATGGTCAATTTGGTAGGAACGCTTCCAGATGAGACATCCATTCTGAAGATCGAAGGCGCGCATTTGCATTTGTATGATAAAGCTCCACGACCGAAACGTAAGATCGGTCATATTACATTGGTTGAAAAAGATTTAGAAACTTTGCAGGAAAAACTTAACGAGATAAGGAATGTGTATGACGAATTTTGA
- the purF gene encoding amidophosphoribosyltransferase, translated as MTNFDESPKEECGVIGIFAPNEDVARMTFFGLYALQHRGQEAAGMAVADGQVMAMHKGVGFVSRVFTPETMADLNGHYAIGHTRYSTTGSSSLRNAQPFMIETIHGPLALAHNGNLVNSAELRNELMGQGVGFSSSSDTEVMTMMLARNEGATWEERIRNAMKKWVGAYSLVILTRDCVYAVRDPWGFRPLCVGLLPGGGHAVASETGALHTLGCEAIRDVKPGEVVSLSNSALKVMQAMKPVSPTAMCIFEHIYFARPDQTWDKINVHHVRQRLGEELAGEVINGLSHGLTEENGQFADVVIPVPDSSIPAAVGFSRVSKIPYNDGFIKNRYVGRTFIEPTDSLRKRGVALKFNVINENVQDKRVVVIDDSIVRGNTTGPLIKLLRNAGAKEVHMAITCPPIAHPCFMGVDMGRHEDLIAYQRTVDEIRELVGADSLHYLSADGMMRALKRKDGFCQACFTGQYPIPVDLSNVKTGFERVTK; from the coding sequence ATGACGAATTTTGATGAATCACCAAAAGAAGAGTGCGGAGTTATTGGTATCTTTGCGCCGAATGAGGACGTGGCGCGCATGACTTTCTTTGGGTTGTATGCCTTACAGCATCGTGGACAGGAAGCCGCGGGGATGGCGGTTGCGGATGGACAGGTGATGGCGATGCATAAGGGTGTGGGTTTTGTGTCGCGTGTTTTTACACCAGAGACGATGGCTGATCTGAATGGACATTATGCGATTGGACATACACGTTATTCGACGACAGGCTCATCATCGTTGCGAAATGCACAGCCGTTCATGATCGAGACGATTCATGGTCCGTTGGCGTTGGCGCATAATGGGAACTTGGTTAACTCGGCGGAGTTACGCAATGAGTTGATGGGGCAGGGTGTTGGTTTTTCATCGTCATCGGATACCGAAGTGATGACGATGATGTTGGCTCGTAATGAAGGCGCCACGTGGGAAGAACGCATCCGCAATGCGATGAAGAAGTGGGTGGGTGCGTATTCGTTGGTGATCTTGACGCGTGATTGTGTGTATGCGGTGCGTGACCCGTGGGGCTTTCGCCCGTTGTGCGTGGGATTGTTACCTGGCGGCGGACATGCGGTTGCATCTGAGACAGGCGCTTTGCACACATTGGGATGCGAAGCCATCCGCGATGTGAAACCTGGGGAAGTGGTGTCTTTATCGAACAGTGCGTTGAAAGTGATGCAAGCGATGAAGCCTGTGTCGCCAACAGCGATGTGTATCTTTGAGCATATTTATTTCGCCCGCCCCGACCAGACATGGGACAAAATCAATGTTCATCATGTGCGGCAAAGATTGGGAGAGGAGTTGGCGGGAGAAGTCATAAACGGACTTTCTCACGGACTCACGGAAGAAAACGGACAATTTGCTGACGTGGTTATCCCTGTGCCTGATTCTTCGATCCCTGCGGCGGTTGGGTTTTCGCGGGTGAGTAAGATCCCATACAACGATGGCTTTATCAAGAATCGTTATGTTGGCCGAACATTTATTGAACCAACGGATTCGCTTCGTAAGCGCGGTGTGGCATTGAAGTTCAATGTCATCAATGAAAATGTGCAGGATAAGCGAGTTGTGGTGATTGACGATAGTATCGTGCGCGGCAATACAACGGGACCGTTGATCAAATTGTTGCGCAATGCGGGAGCGAAGGAAGTACACATGGCTATCACATGCCCGCCGATCGCTCATCCGTGTTTCATGGGCGTGGACATGGGACGACACGAAGATTTGATCGCTTATCAACGCACCGTGGATGAGATCCGTGAATTGGTGGGGGCGGATAGTTTGCACTACTTGTCAGCAGATGGAATGATGCGCGCGCTCAAGCGGAAAGATGGGTTCTGTCAGGCGTGCTTTACCGGACAGTATCCGATCCCTGTAGATTTGTCGAATGTGAAGACTGGGTTTGAAAGGGTGACGAAGTAA
- the purD gene encoding phosphoribosylamine--glycine ligase, with translation MNILVIGSGGREHAITWKVCQSPKADKVFVLPGNPGTSLIATNVEDVSVEDHVAVASFCKANQVDLVIVGPEVPLAGGLVDSLSEAGIHCFGPKQASAEIEASKVFSKDFMARHNIPTAKYFTFTRIDEATRCLQSIDYPIVIKASGLAAGKGVILPKTDEEATSALEDILTKKIFGDAGMEVVVEERMTGPEVSLMAFTDGTTVVPMVPAQDHKRLLDGDNGPNTGGMGAYAPAPVFTDAMLQETIEKVLQPAVDGLRNEGRKFVGVLYAGLMLTPNGIRVLEFNCRFGDPETQVVLPLLETDLVEIAEACVDGRLKEVNIRWKSGAAVCIVLASKGYPEKPEKGQVVSFGKLPEDMICFHAGTKQDGANVLTAGGRVFGLAAWSGDIASVVEKVYANIDKVEFDGMQYRKDIAHRALEGAK, from the coding sequence ATGAATATTTTGGTCATTGGTTCGGGCGGGCGGGAACATGCGATTACATGGAAGGTGTGTCAATCGCCAAAAGCGGATAAGGTTTTTGTTTTGCCTGGTAACCCTGGGACAAGCCTGATTGCGACAAATGTTGAAGATGTATCTGTTGAGGACCATGTCGCAGTGGCATCTTTTTGCAAAGCCAATCAAGTTGATTTGGTCATCGTTGGTCCTGAAGTGCCTTTGGCAGGTGGGTTGGTGGATTCGTTGTCAGAGGCAGGCATTCACTGTTTCGGACCGAAGCAGGCATCGGCTGAGATCGAGGCGTCGAAAGTCTTCTCCAAAGATTTTATGGCGCGACATAATATCCCGACGGCTAAATATTTCACCTTCACGAGAATTGACGAAGCCACGCGTTGTTTGCAATCCATTGATTATCCGATTGTTATCAAGGCTTCGGGGCTCGCGGCGGGGAAGGGTGTGATCTTGCCTAAGACGGATGAAGAGGCGACGTCTGCTCTTGAAGATATTTTGACAAAGAAAATTTTTGGTGATGCTGGTATGGAAGTTGTCGTCGAAGAACGGATGACGGGGCCAGAAGTTTCGTTGATGGCGTTCACAGATGGAACAACGGTTGTGCCGATGGTTCCTGCGCAAGATCACAAGCGATTGTTAGATGGCGACAACGGACCGAACACGGGCGGCATGGGTGCGTATGCGCCTGCACCAGTGTTTACCGATGCGATGTTACAGGAAACGATTGAAAAAGTTTTGCAACCTGCTGTGGATGGATTACGAAACGAAGGACGCAAGTTCGTTGGCGTGTTATATGCAGGTTTGATGCTCACGCCGAATGGTATTCGTGTGCTGGAGTTCAACTGTCGCTTTGGTGACCCCGAAACGCAGGTGGTGCTTCCGCTTTTGGAAACGGACTTGGTCGAGATCGCCGAAGCATGTGTGGATGGTCGTTTGAAGGAAGTTAACATTCGCTGGAAAAGTGGCGCGGCGGTTTGTATTGTGCTGGCAAGCAAGGGCTATCCAGAAAAACCTGAAAAAGGACAGGTCGTTTCGTTTGGCAAATTGCCTGAAGATATGATCTGCTTCCATGCAGGGACGAAACAAGATGGTGCGAATGTCCTCACGGCAGGCGGGCGTGTGTTTGGTCTCGCTGCATGGTCGGGTGATATCGCGAGTGTAGTTGAGAAAGTGTATGCAAACATTGATAAAGTTGAATTCGATGGAATGCAATACCGCAAAGACATTGCCCATCGTGCTCTGGAAGGTGCCAAATGA
- a CDS encoding phosphoribosylformylglycinamidine cyclo-ligase, producing MTNSYASSGVDIDAGNRAVELMKDAVKATYNESVLAGIGSFGGLFDASALKQMNHPVLVASTDGVGTKVKLAASVGRYRGIGHDIVNHCINDILVQGARPFFFMDYFATSKLNPEQTAEVVTGIAEACKESGMALLGGETAEMPGVYRDGEFDVAGTIVGVLERDRILPRPNLLAGDLILGLPSSGPHTNGYSLIRKVFEGADLEVIVPELGGSLADALLASHRSYFNVLYPHLDKVKALAHLTGGGFIENIPRILPENLNAVIHQGSWQVPPLWKLVQKTGNISTEEMFRVFNMGIGMVVIVDKTDAADLQNAITEPTFIIGELVDGERKTILA from the coding sequence ATGACAAACTCGTATGCTTCTTCTGGTGTAGATATTGACGCAGGCAATCGTGCCGTTGAGTTGATGAAGGATGCAGTCAAAGCCACATATAACGAATCCGTGCTTGCTGGCATCGGTTCGTTCGGCGGTCTCTTCGATGCGTCTGCCCTCAAACAAATGAATCACCCTGTGCTCGTCGCCTCCACCGATGGCGTTGGCACCAAGGTCAAGCTTGCTGCGTCCGTTGGTCGTTATCGCGGCATCGGGCACGACATTGTCAATCACTGCATCAACGACATTCTCGTGCAGGGTGCCCGTCCGTTTTTTTTCATGGATTACTTCGCCACGTCCAAGCTCAACCCTGAACAAACTGCGGAAGTAGTGACGGGTATCGCCGAAGCCTGCAAAGAATCAGGGATGGCATTGCTGGGTGGCGAGACTGCCGAAATGCCAGGCGTGTATCGCGATGGAGAATTTGACGTGGCTGGGACGATCGTTGGCGTATTGGAACGTGACCGCATCTTGCCCCGCCCGAACCTGCTCGCTGGTGACCTGATCCTTGGTCTACCCTCAAGCGGACCTCACACCAACGGTTATTCGCTCATCCGCAAAGTCTTTGAAGGCGCGGACTTGGAAGTTATCGTCCCTGAACTCGGTGGTTCATTGGCAGATGCCTTGCTTGCATCACATCGTTCTTACTTCAATGTGTTGTATCCTCATCTCGATAAAGTCAAAGCGCTGGCTCATCTCACTGGTGGTGGATTCATAGAGAACATTCCTCGCATCCTGCCTGAGAACTTGAATGCAGTTATTCATCAAGGTTCATGGCAAGTCCCGCCGTTGTGGAAGTTGGTCCAAAAAACGGGAAATATCTCCACCGAGGAAATGTTCCGCGTCTTCAACATGGGTATCGGCATGGTCGTCATTGTTGATAAAACTGATGCCGCCGATTTACAAAACGCTATTACCGAACCAACCTTCATCATCGGTGAACTAGTCGATGGTGAAAGAAAAACCATTTTGGCTTAA
- a CDS encoding phosphoribosylaminoimidazolecarboxamide formyltransferase, with amino-acid sequence MKDLTLRYGTNPNQSPARVYLQDGGDLPITVLGGSPGYINLLDALNAWQLVRELKQTIGLPAATSFKHVSPSGAAVAVPLTDVLKKIYFVDDMELSPLATAYARARGVDRMSSFGDFIALSDTVDVPTAKLIAREVSDGVIAPAYEPEALEILKKKKQGKYAVVQIDPAYEPQLTEVRQVFGVSMEQRRNDRPVTREDFANIVTKKKDLPESAVRDMFIAWITLKFTQSNSVCYVTDGQTIGVGAGQQSRVHCARLAGSKADLWRLRQHPFVLALPFKEGVKRPDRDNAIDQFLQPDVTEEEKKNWVNVFTEIPKQLTAEERRAWLDGLTDVTLGSDAFFPFRDSIDRAVKSGVKYVLQPGGSNRDEDVITACDEYGMTMVFSGLRLFHH; translated from the coding sequence ATGAAAGACCTCACTCTTCGTTATGGAACAAACCCTAATCAATCTCCCGCTCGTGTGTATTTGCAAGATGGGGGAGACTTGCCCATCACCGTCCTTGGCGGCTCGCCAGGCTACATCAACTTGCTGGATGCGCTCAACGCGTGGCAGCTGGTCAGGGAGTTGAAGCAGACTATCGGTTTGCCTGCTGCGACTTCGTTCAAACATGTCAGCCCGTCGGGAGCGGCAGTCGCTGTCCCGTTGACCGATGTCCTCAAGAAGATTTACTTCGTGGATGATATGGAACTCTCTCCATTGGCTACTGCCTACGCCCGTGCCCGTGGCGTGGACAGGATGTCATCCTTCGGTGATTTCATCGCGCTATCGGATACGGTGGATGTGCCAACAGCAAAACTGATCGCGCGTGAAGTGTCCGATGGTGTGATCGCGCCTGCGTATGAGCCCGAAGCGTTGGAGATTTTGAAGAAAAAGAAACAAGGCAAATATGCCGTGGTGCAAATTGACCCTGCCTACGAACCGCAGTTGACCGAGGTGCGTCAGGTCTTTGGCGTGAGCATGGAACAACGCCGCAACGACCGCCCCGTGACGCGCGAAGACTTTGCGAATATCGTAACGAAGAAGAAAGACCTGCCTGAATCGGCTGTGCGTGACATGTTCATCGCGTGGATCACGCTCAAGTTCACGCAATCGAATTCTGTTTGTTATGTGACCGATGGACAGACCATCGGTGTTGGCGCTGGACAGCAATCGCGTGTGCATTGTGCACGTCTTGCTGGCTCCAAAGCGGACTTGTGGCGACTGCGACAACATCCATTTGTTTTGGCGTTGCCATTCAAAGAAGGCGTCAAACGCCCTGATCGTGACAATGCCATTGACCAGTTCCTGCAGCCAGATGTCACTGAAGAAGAGAAAAAGAATTGGGTGAATGTGTTCACTGAGATACCCAAGCAGTTGACAGCCGAAGAACGCCGCGCTTGGTTGGATGGCTTGACTGATGTCACGCTCGGTTCGGACGCCTTCTTCCCTTTCCGTGACTCAATTGACCGCGCTGTCAAAAGTGGAGTGAAATACGTTCTACAGCCTGGCGGCTCCAATCGTGATGAAGATGTCATCACCGCTTGTGACGAATACGGCATGACGATGGTCTTCTCGGGTTTGAGGCTTTTCCATCACTAG
- the purN gene encoding phosphoribosylglycinamide formyltransferase, whose amino-acid sequence MIKRLVVLISGNGSNLQAILDACASGELPASVVCVISNKADAYGLVRAKNAGVEAIHFAKQGDESRNEYDARLAELFLTKQPDYVVLAGWMRILTSSFLNHFPSRVVNLHPALPDTFPGTHAIERAFEAYGRGEIEHTGIMVHLVPDEGVDNGPVLATEIVPINKDDTLESLEARVHQTEHTLLVNTLKMVFANSEKIIDEK is encoded by the coding sequence ATGATCAAACGCCTCGTCGTCCTTATCTCTGGTAATGGCTCTAATTTGCAAGCCATCCTCGACGCCTGCGCATCAGGTGAGCTTCCTGCATCGGTTGTCTGCGTCATCTCCAACAAAGCGGATGCATACGGACTCGTCCGTGCGAAGAATGCAGGAGTTGAAGCTATCCACTTCGCAAAACAGGGAGATGAGTCTCGCAATGAATATGATGCCCGACTCGCTGAACTCTTTCTCACTAAACAACCTGATTATGTAGTTCTTGCGGGATGGATGAGAATATTGACCTCATCGTTCCTCAATCACTTTCCCAGTCGAGTGGTCAACCTTCATCCCGCCTTGCCCGATACCTTTCCAGGGACTCACGCCATCGAACGTGCCTTTGAAGCTTATGGACGTGGCGAGATCGAACACACAGGAATCATGGTTCACCTTGTCCCTGACGAAGGCGTGGACAATGGTCCCGTGCTGGCAACAGAGATTGTTCCCATCAACAAGGACGATACACTTGAATCTCTCGAAGCACGTGTTCATCAAACAGAACATACTTTGCTGGTAAATACTCTAAAAATGGTGTTTGCCAATTCAGAGAAAATAATAGACGAAAAATGA
- the guaB gene encoding IMP dehydrogenase, whose product MNEELFDRFESLTFDDVLIVPGYTEVLPNETDVKVQLTPNIQLNIPILSAAMDTVTEARLAIALAREGGLGIIHRNMPPDAQAAEVEKVKRSQSGMIVEPISLQPDAPLSKAEEIMSTYHISGVPITDEKGKLVGIITNRDIRFVEDSDYNLPVRQFMTAQDKLITAKVGISAKDARDILQKHRIEKLPLVDENGMLKGLLTVKDIQKAREYPNAATDSKGRLIVGAAVGVGKDVETRVELMVKAGVDAVTIDTAHGHSKGVLEAIRRIKSAWKDLPVFAGNVVTAEGVDALVEAGADAIKVGVGAGSICTTRVVSGAGMPQVSAIFECSRAAQKHGISVIADGGIKFSGDIVKAIVAGGNAVMLGSMLAGLEEAPGEVMMYEGRRFKEYRGMGSLGAMKGYGVDRYATGQSGSGKLVPEGIEGRVPYKGALGEYVYQLVGGLRSGMGYAGAASLNDLRTKTRLTRITNAGLIESHPHDVIITKEAPNYQLSQR is encoded by the coding sequence ATGAACGAAGAACTTTTTGATCGCTTTGAATCCCTCACCTTTGACGATGTTCTCATCGTCCCTGGCTACACCGAAGTGTTACCAAATGAAACCGATGTCAAAGTCCAACTCACGCCGAACATTCAACTTAACATCCCGATTCTCTCCGCCGCCATGGACACAGTCACCGAAGCGCGATTGGCGATTGCCTTGGCGCGCGAAGGCGGTCTTGGCATCATCCACCGCAACATGCCGCCCGATGCACAAGCCGCCGAAGTCGAGAAGGTCAAGCGTTCGCAATCAGGCATGATCGTTGAGCCGATCAGCTTACAGCCTGATGCACCGCTCAGCAAAGCTGAAGAGATCATGTCCACGTATCACATCAGCGGTGTGCCGATCACAGATGAAAAAGGGAAACTCGTTGGCATCATCACTAATCGCGATATCCGTTTTGTCGAGGACTCGGATTACAACCTGCCCGTCAGGCAATTTATGACGGCGCAAGATAAGCTCATTACTGCAAAAGTTGGCATCTCAGCAAAAGATGCAAGAGACATCCTCCAAAAGCATCGCATTGAAAAACTTCCGCTTGTAGATGAGAACGGCATGTTGAAGGGGTTGCTTACGGTCAAAGATATTCAGAAGGCGCGCGAATATCCCAACGCCGCCACAGACTCCAAAGGACGTCTCATCGTCGGCGCGGCTGTCGGTGTTGGCAAAGACGTGGAGACTCGTGTTGAGTTAATGGTCAAGGCAGGTGTGGATGCGGTCACCATTGACACCGCTCACGGACATTCCAAAGGTGTGCTCGAAGCTATTCGTCGCATCAAAAGTGCGTGGAAAGATTTGCCTGTATTCGCTGGCAATGTTGTGACAGCCGAGGGTGTAGATGCGCTTGTCGAAGCAGGAGCAGACGCAATTAAAGTCGGAGTCGGTGCAGGATCCATCTGCACAACGCGCGTTGTATCTGGTGCGGGCATGCCACAAGTCTCTGCCATTTTCGAATGTTCACGTGCCGCACAAAAGCATGGCATCTCAGTCATCGCTGATGGTGGTATCAAATTCAGCGGCGATATCGTCAAGGCAATTGTCGCAGGCGGCAACGCGGTGATGCTCGGCAGTATGCTCGCGGGTCTTGAAGAAGCGCCTGGCGAAGTGATGATGTATGAGGGGCGGCGCTTCAAGGAATATCGCGGCATGGGCAGTCTCGGCGCGATGAAGGGCTACGGTGTTGATCGCTATGCCACAGGTCAAAGCGGAAGCGGAAAACTTGTCCCTGAAGGCATCGAAGGGCGCGTGCCGTATAAAGGTGCGCTTGGTGAATATGTGTATCAACTCGTTGGCGGTCTGCGTTCGGGCATGGGGTATGCAGGCGCGGCGTCGCTGAATGATCTGCGGACTAAAACCCGTCTCACGCGCATCACCAATGCGGGACTCATCGAAAGCCACCCGCATGATGTTATTATTACGAAAGAAGCGCCGAACTATCAATTGAGCCAACGCTAG